A single region of the Plasmodium malariae genome assembly, chromosome: 7 genome encodes:
- the PmUG01_07035700 gene encoding conserved Plasmodium protein, unknown function, translated as MLRKGIVTKKNKIYFLWCINKVVKRNTCTTGNGYNSRIAGERYYDIRSIKDDEQLSKFYSLYNKSKPSDLYDDYIDLINSNLKGKCARSEVEGCLKIMKYVASATSLVHLMSSREYFNQNKSSKGSSSSSSSSSSSSSSSSSRSEYYKNSTNRATNTYSTSSTNRTNRTNNTNSTSTNNVYYIHNIGRARINKEDIIRSKENDRVCLKYFLNNNMYKFISELKKCDIWNYKEKNVNKDYMDYFIVFPLTYVHKKKNSNSSVSSSSFSPFLPSYHFDGTIFFSYIHKDNKNLFIDIVKRMDYNLLTSQEINNLLVVLTVLHHNNISMSTDKSNVIKNASNENVLYKNKEYINKKLLTSIFINIYKCISAKQNSISFLYLYDYLLLMCVNEIKNRDLYINIVNQLSNYVNVINKISNSNNSSKGEIEEPYDEADEITPHPGSHWDVPLVSNSGGSSSGSSSGSSSGSSSSSSSGSSSGSSSGSSSSSSSGSSSGSSSGSSSSSSSGSSSGSSSSSSSGSSSGSSSGSTSDSNRGNSRCSTDEEGAYKHSQSAPYCVGREKLNAEQQVNTRNESSLNEGECGEESYLDPDHHSSKANITDYNINEKLNQFSLNAIEYENEHFQLSRQNYLYMKNNLCTIKNKVLAKILLIYIMKYVFGHIDNNILYAHSDLLCDNLELIPPYMTTNFIFTIGTCKYIDEFCMFMLAKYVQNNIHTYTPNEITIIVNTYADAALEDVCFYETICDHIKYHFNNFSCTDIIKVVYALSKVRVRDLQLLKMAYAKINRYLEQRDKYLYMNSQLRGLDLKNGVNHFYATSIGGNRMSSKREGDNRVSDNRVSDIRVSDNRVRDNRVRDNRVSDYHFWGKKNNNIVINKYLCAYALIAAGKLDYYDEVNKLFLYLKESIQKDGIDIRGVLWMPIAITNFISFECIFHFLPIYVDLIYHAFKKTQSPKLLSLLIRRHSILLHTIETDIIPKQYIDKNTLNNLFFICKSKKDNSREKVFIPDSSTFHIEVSNALLSLDIPHKKEVNVYPFTIDIFIKTEANCEPTNIANNFNSYNQMANDDLNKEKKKIKKNKLFSYDEDTNFEHTFETKKVKNKAKNKNEVYTDVPFA; from the coding sequence atgCTTCGAAAAGGTATAgtaacgaaaaaaaataaaatttattttctgtgGTGCATTAATAAAGTTGTTAAGAGAAACACATGTACAACTGGAAATGGTTATAACTCTAGGATAGCTGGAGAGAGATATTATGATATCAGAAGCATCAAAGACGATGAACAGCTAAGTAAATTCTATTCGTTATATAACAAAAGTAAACCAAGTGATTTATATGATGATTATATTGACTTAATTAATAGTAACTTAAAAGGTAAATGTGCAAGGAGTGAAGTAGAAGGATGtttgaaaattatgaaatacGTTGCTAGTGCAACATCATTGGTTCATTTGATGAGCTCCAGAGAGTACTTTAACCAAAATAAAAGCAGTAAgggtagtagtagtagtagcagtagtagcagtagtagcagtagcagtagcagtagtaggagcgaatactataaaaatagCACGAACAGAGCGACCAACACGTACAGCACTAGCAGTACTAACAGAACGAACAGAACGAACAACACAAATAGCACTAGCACGAATAATGTTTATTACATTCATAACATAGGGAGGGCAAGAATAAACAAAGAAGACATTATCCGAAGTAAGGAAAATGATCGGGTGTGCctgaaatattttcttaataataacatgtataaatttatttcagaattaaaaaaatgtgataTATGGAAttataaagagaaaaatgttaataaagaTTATATGGATTACTTTATTGTATTTCCTCTAACttatgttcataaaaaaaaaaatagtaatagcTCCGTTTCTTCGTCTTCCTTTTCTCCTTTCCTCCCTTCTTACCATTTTGATggtactattttttttagttatattcacaaagataataaaaatttatttatagataTTGTTAAAAGGATggattataatttattaacttcacaagaaataaataatttgctAGTCGTGTTAACAGTCCTtcatcataataatatatccaTGTCAACAGACAAAAgtaatgttattaaaaatgcaTCAAACGAAAATGTTCTTTATAAGAATAaagaatacataaataaaaaattactcactagtatttttattaatatatataagtgtatTTCTGCAAAACAGAAttccatttcttttttgtatttatatgacTATCTTTTGTTAATGTGCGttaacgaaataaaaaatagggacctgtacataaatattgtGAACCAGCTGTCaaattatgtaaatgtaattaataaaataagtaacaGCAATAATAGTTCGAAGGGGGAAATCGAGGAGCCGTACGATGAGGCAGACGAAATCACCCCCCACCCAGGCTCACATTGGGATGTACCCCTGGTTAGCAATAGCGGCGGTAGTAGCAGCGGTAGTAGCAGCGGTAGTAGCAGCGGTAGTAGCAGCAGTAGTAGCAGCGGTAGTAGCAGCGGTAGTAGCAGCGGTAGTAGCAGCAGTAGTAGCAGCGGTAGTAGCAGCGGTAGTAGCAGCGGTAGTAGCAGCAGTAGTAGCAGCGGTAGTAGCAGCGGTAGTAGCAGCAGTAGTAGCAGCGGTAGTAGCAGCGGTAGTAGCAGCGGTAGTACTAGTGATAGTAACAGAGGCAATAGCAGATGCAGTACTGATGAGGAGGGTGCATATAAGCACAGTCAATCTGCTCCATATTGCGTTGGTAGAGAAAAGTTAAATGCAGAGCAACAAGTGAATACAAGAAACGAATCGTCGTTAAACGAAGGAGAATGTGGAGAGGAATCATACCTCGATCCTGATCATCATAGTAGTAAGGCCAATATAACAGATTATAacattaatgaaaaattaaaccAATTTAGCTTAAATGCGATAGAGTATGAAAATGAACATTTCCAGCTAAGTagacaaaattatttatatatgaagaataatttatgtactataaaaaataaggttTTAGCTAAGATactactaatatatataatgaaatatgtCTTTGGTCATATAgataacaatatattatatgcacaCTCAGACTTATTATGTGACAATTTAGAATTAATTCCACCATATATGActacaaattttatatttactattgggacatgtaaatatattgatGAATTTTGTATGTTTATGCTAGCTAAATATGTACagaataatatacatacatatactcCCAATGAAATTACTATAATTGTAAATACGTATGCTGATGCAGCATTAGAAGATGTATGTTTTTATGAAACCATTTGtgatcatataaaatatcattttaataatttttcttgcACTGATATAATTAAGGTAGTTTATGCCCTTTCAAAAGTGAGAGTGCGAGATTTACAATTGCTGAAAATGGcatatgcaaaaataaatCGATATTTAGAGCAAAGGGATAAATATCTTTATATGAACAGTCAGCTAAGGGGGTTGGATCTGAAAAATGGGGTGAACCATTTTTATGCCACTAGTATAGGCGGTAACCGCATGAGTAGCAAAAGAGAGGGTGATAACCGCGTAAGTGATAACCGCGTAAGTGATATCCGCGTAAGTGATAACCGCGTACGTGATAACCGCGTACGTGATAACCGCGTAAGTGACTACCACTTCTGGGGCAAAAAGAACAACAACATCGTCATCAATAAATACCTGTGTGCGTATGCCCTAATTGCAGCGGGAAAATTAGATTATTATGATGAAGTCAAcaaactatttttatatttaaaagagaGTATACAAAAGGATGGGATTGATATAAGGGGTGTGTTATGGATGCCAATAGCTATAACCAATTTTATAAGTTTTGAatgtatatttcattttttaccaATATATGTGGATTTAATTTATCatgcttttaaaaaaacacaGTCCCCcaaattattatcattgttAATAAGAAGACATAGTATTTTGTTACACACCATTGAAACAGATATAATTCCGAAAcaatatattgataaaaacacgttaaataatttattttttatatgtaaaagtaaaaaagataattcaAGGGAGAAAGTATTTATACCGGATAGCTCTACTTTTCACATTGAAGTGTCTAATGCTTTGTTATCATTAGATATACCACATAAAAAAGAAGTCAACGTTTATCCATTTACTAtcgatatttttattaaaacagAAGCAAATTGTGAACCGACAAATATTGCAAACAATTTTAATTCGTATAATCAAATGGCTAACGATGATttgaataaagaaaaaaaaaaaataaaaaaaaataaattattctcaTATGACGAAGATACAAACTTTGAACACACTTTTGAAACGAAGAAGGTGAAAAATAAGGCCAAGAACAAAAACGAGGTGTACACTGATGTACCTTTTGCCTAG
- the PmUG01_07035500 gene encoding patatin-like phospholipase, putative, which produces MHTLLCVKHRSLCSCIHVILYTMKTPEFSLDSLKKQRKKKKRRFNYENFSAHYFLKLPIFIILMIVFFLNTFIYLLIRFLIFFFENASFFIMTQYIDLRRCITRKRSTRGKSGPKQTGRRSRKRVNYLRSKIDENGKEEGEMEADIDADVQEEFEEVDEEVEEEVEVEVDTEEEYHEKSESIYKIDRLMRTCNSYSDYVKYAYQMDILTGKTIHINENYDYINIYDVNLLKKISQSIKKNLLNNDVLLLVEDIKIATSPRIKGIFQEKYYCKTYSTPHIIVTDFINNIMIGLNYIENYVKEKKEKNNNYLYCDEYLLIKKYFEDIFRQWGNTALFLSGGAILGLHHFGVLEVFLKSSINIDYFNDFTKGVLKEKRNNTTNENNKKSSNSTGTGSSCYCSSRKNAGSKSNQGKHTREKGSKINDKKSKLYMRKMHSKKCEMKSSGCAGSTGRSDIRSEKFNENCNKMEKIKKFFCIHRSSNECTPLYKRLSFFSRDNVKLEQSNSCGKYAPPFGHSVRSDSSSVHNINSTNDGRKTHDNINAQGMRIEKDTGKIIRKTSGKTDVKKSEDKSNDAKKSRGEYFSKHGKIDKTIFSKNKENSTNTTTSANNTNSANNTNSANNTHSANNVNNFVENFEDNILPQIICGTSAGSIIAAWICSRTNSELLEEFNMEFIYNIVSCFSSENWFYSFFNIYKKGNFYDIDKIIKIVYNLYGDITFLEAFIKTNLVLNITVTRAESGSTNFSCDEDGHIVLNYMNSPNVLIYTAVLASCSFPYLLQPFKLLEKKYNNENVYRFMSIKQVYNTKLIMNSNDQIDHGIDLQSQEDGFLGKEEENEKEKSEKGNDEKHNKSPRCTQNEGKNETANLDVLKYKCRNKCDKLENSNFKQTGENKHSSCTTKDVNVKEEDTLSKKISVKTVIGNAFNRLNKEYLFNNNEEKKIRAQNDEKEDCKNEENIKKQKKIKENNDNDNHNDNHNDDDNDSGTFSEQKVMNSSEKKNFQIYGSSKLQINNFKIGKIKEDEKSVTNEIYKKEKINKYVNFNEYKKVNLLDEEYTIINSVQFKNMYFHDGSLKSDIPAHNLNQILSVKYKIVSQVNPHVFPFTGIRVHGEAGKPVKCWGNSGHWRAGFLMSSMEILFKENIRYILRLMALLDLSPTIRGMNAGSIAMQNYKGDVTLHPKRLYLKHFKLISVSKYDDVEWYTQEGRQMTFQKLPLILNRMKIEKKLVKMKKFFK; this is translated from the exons ATGCATACATTACTATGCGTTAAACACCGTTCCTTATGTAGCTGTATTCATGTTATACTTTATACGATGAAAACACCTGAATTTAGCTTAGATTCATTAAAAAAgcagaggaaaaaaaagaaaaggcgCTTCAATTATGAAAACTTTAGTgcacattattttttaaaattacctatattcatcattttgatgattgtattttttttaaatacatttatttatttgttaataagatttctgatttttttttttgaaaatgcTTCCTTTTTTATCATGACTCAGTATATAGACCTGCGCAGGTGCATTACAAGGAAAAGAAGTACGAGAGGAAAGAGTGGACCAAAGCAAACAGGTAGACGGAGTAGGAAAAGAGTTAACTATCTCAGGAGTAAGATCGATGAAAATGGTAAAGAAGAAGGAGAAATGGAAGCAGATATCGATGCAGATGTCCAAGAAGAATTTGAAGAAGTTGATGAAGAAGTCGAAGAGGAAGTCGAAGTAGAAGTAGACACAGAAGAGGAATACCATGAAAAGAGCGaaagtatttataaaatagatCGCCTTATGCGCACTTGCAATAGCTACAGCGATTATGTCAAATACGCATATCAAATGGACATATTGACGGGAAAAACTATACATATCAATGAGAACtatgattatataaacatatatgatgttaatttattaaaaaaaatatcacagagtataaaaaaaaatttattaaataatgatgTATTACTACTTGTAGAGGATATAAAAATAGCTACATCCCCTAGAATTAAAGGAATATTTCAAGAAAAGTATTATTGTAAAACTTATTCAACACCTCATATAATTGTAACtgattttattaataatattatgattggattaaattatatagaaaattatgttaaggagaaaaaagaaaaaaataataattatttatactgTGATgagtatttattaataaaaaaatatttcgaGGATATATTTAGACAATGGGGGAATACAGCTTTGTTCCTGAGTGGTGGGGCTATTTTAGGTTTACATCATTTTGGCGTTTTAGAAGTATTCTTGAAATCTTCTATAAATATAGACTATTTTAATGATTTTACAAAGGGtgttttaaaagaaaagagaaaCAATACtacaaatgaaaataataaaaaaagtagtaaTAGTACTGGTACTGGTAGTAGTTGTTATTGCAGCAGCAGGAAGAATGCCGGTAGTAAGAGCAATCAAGGGAAGCATACACGCGAGAAGGGAAGTAAAATTAACGACAAGAAGAGCAAACTGTACATGAGAAAGATGCATtcaaaaaaatgtgaaatgAAGAGTAGTGGTTGCGCTGGCAGTACGGGGAGAAGCGATATAAGAAGCGAAAAGTTCAATGAGAATTgtaataaaatggaaaaaataaaaaaatttttctgcATTCATAGAAGTAGTAACGAATGTACACCTTTATATAAACGGTTAAGTTTCTTTTCTCGTGATAATGTCAAGTTAGAACAAAGCAATAGTTGTGGGAAGTATGCACCTCCGTTTGGTCATAGTGTAAGGAGCGATTCATCTAGTGTGCATAACATAAATTCAACAAATGATGGTAGAAAAACGCACGATAATATTAACGCACAAGGTATGAGAATAGAAAAAGATAcaggaaaaattattagaaaaacAAGTGGTAAGACAGACGTCAAAAAGAGTGAAGACAAAAGTAATGATGCGAAAAAAAGTAGAGGTGAATACTTTTCAAAACATGGCAAAATTGATAAAAcgatattttcaaaaaataaagagaataGTACGAATACAACTACTAGTGCAAACAACACAAATAGTGCAAACAACACAAATAGTGCAAACAACACACATAGTGCTAACAATGTAAATAACTTTGTCGAAAATTTTGAAGATAACATTTTACCCCAAATAATATGTGGTACATCTGCGGGGAGTATAATTGCAGCCTGGATATGCTCAAGAACGAACAGTGAGTTATTAGAAGAGTTTAATATGGaatttatttacaatattGTTTCATGTTTTTCCTCTGAAAATTggttttattccttttttaatatttataaaaaaggaaatttttatgatattgataaaattattaaaattgtttataatttatatggtgatattacttttttagaagcatttataaaaacaaatttagtGTTAAATATTACGGTTACCCGAGCAGAATCTGGGAGTACCAACTTTTCATGTGATGAGGATGGTCATATAGTactaaattatatgaattctcccaatgttttaatttatactGCTGTTTTGGCTAGCTGCtcttttccttatttattACAGCCTTTTAAATtgttggaaaaaaaatataacaatgaAAATGTTTACCGGTTTATGTCTATTAAGCAGGTGTATAATACCAAACTTATAATGAACAGTAACGATCAAATAGATCATGGAATAGACTTGCAGAGTCAGGAAGATGGATTTCTAGGCAAGGAGGAGGAAAATGAGAAGgaaaaaagtgaaaaggGGAACGAcgaaaaacataataaaagtCCAAGGTGCACGCAAAATGAGGGAAAAAACGAAACAGCAAATTTGGATgtactaaaatataaatgtaggAATAAATGCGACAAGTTAGAAAATAGCAATTTTAAGCAAACTGGTGAAAATAAACATTCATCTTGCACAACAAAGGATGTGAATGTGAAGGAGGAAGATACTTTGAGTAAAAAGATTTCAGTGAAAACTGTTATTGGAAATGCTTTCAACAgattaaataaagaatatttatttaataataatgaagaaaaaaaaataagggcACAGAATGACGAAAAGGAGGattgtaaaaatgaagaaaatataaaaaaacaaaaaaaaataaaagaaaacaatgataatgataatcaTAATGATAATCataatgatgatgataatgataGTGGTACTTTTTCTGAACAAAAAGTTATGAAcagttcagaaaaaaaaaattttcaaatttatgGTAGCTCAAAATtgcaaattaataattttaaaataggGAAGATAAAAGAGGATGAAAAGAGCGTaacaaatgaaatatataaaaaagaaaaaataaataaatatgtaaattttaacgaatataaaaaagtaaatttacTAGATGAAGAATATACTATAATAAATAGTGTGCAATTTAAAAACATGTATTTTCATGATGGCTCGTTAAAGAGTGATATACCTGCACACAATTTAAACCAAATTTTATCagtgaaatataaaattgtttCTCAAGTAAATCCTCATGTATTTCCATTTACTGGGATAAGAGTACATGGGGAAGCAGGGAAACCTGTGAAATGTTGGGGAAATTCAGGCCACTGGAGAGCAGGTTTTTTGATGTCGTCAatggaaatattatttaaagaaaatattagatatattttgAGGCTAATGGCCTTACTGGACTTATCTCCAACGATAAGGGGAATGAATGCCGGTTCGATTGCCATGCAG AATTACAAAGGAGACGTAACACTACACCCAAAACGGTTATACTtgaaacattttaaattaattagtgTGTCGAAATATGATGATGTGGAATGGTATACACAGGAAGGAAGACAAATGACTTTTCAAAAATTGCCTCTAATTTTGAACAGAatgaaaattgaaaaaaagcTAGTAAAGATGAAAAAGTTCTTCAAGTGA
- the PmUG01_07035600 gene encoding conserved Plasmodium protein, unknown function, translated as MEKEIKYNIKLKNNSNENKTKKIQKRINFFDESYNDEDIDEEKKGRVEKIRSMKDGQIVPDTVQDQGLDAKNKASINFINNLEKKLRRLNNKRKIVYLNVPKKDDTRGGSYSKGSNRGSSRGSSRGSSRGSSRGSSRGSSRGSSRGSSRGSSRGSNTSCGGGGNSPKCLDEESSEEDPSNIIITDITKLIINKNMNRDKKNININEQNKFINDEHMERGLRRASTGTLNQEEKHLFENIPPEEAVNEKEKSNKQSTYNRTTNVCHKKESNNDNVNILEKDHDEVSATMNDSKQSCDIKNFMHECTITEENLTFKRKTLLEKFNKNEKDIIFKNELNLYQDFKQHNMHIEDYGKFILSKMGYNENIYNQYINKYYNEYSDDNYFDKIYKHFNSRNFRFTGIGAEEEMDENMKRIQGEEESSRKDDHRSQSRNDESGRDNNRPNQRSNDDSEQDEKETKRRRKNKCIEGKTIFHSKYQLTERDHKNKKKKIASSDKYNKETSDSVEKEEYTDNSNNFFEGLVVKINLKSHAFYKRKGIIVYRRRRKKKSEMQMEMEEENKNEQRTRHKYYYGLLLFRNCKYVIRYKNIIKEKIKEFLKKKKKRQKWEERKGCKESKKCKEDDDRHFWDIFLDHLKSKINLSKDSRSIEKNAGNEIQDPFQMSEVKSKYLETYINNNCVKCKMVSKNIKHPEKNIPLYAETVELKKVKATHAYIKVRQKYFLKVSLDDICQYISYL; from the exons ATGGAAAAAGAGATCAAGTACaacattaaattaaaaaataattctaatgaaaataagactaagaaaatacaaaaaagaataaacttTTTTGATGAATCTTACAATGATGAAGATATAgatgaagagaaaaaaggaagagtGGAAAAGATTAGAAGCATGAAGGACGGGCAGATAGTTCCTGACACGGTGCAAGATCAAGGGCTAGATGCAAAGAACAAAGCGagcataaattttataaataatttggaaaaaaaattgagaCGTCTTAACAATAAACGGAAGATTGTTTATTTAAACGTTCCAAAGAAAGATGATACGAGAGGTGGGAGTTATAGCAAGGGTAGTAACAGGGGTAGTAGCAGGGGAAGTAGCAGGGGTAGTAGCAGGGGTAGTAGCAGGGGTAGTAGCAGGGGTAGTAGCAGGGGTAGTAGCAGGGGTAGTAGCAGGGGTAGTAGCAGGGGAAGTAATACTAGTTGTGGGGGAGGAGGAAACAGTCCGAAATGTCTTGATGAAGAGAGTTCAGAAGAGGACCCATCGAATATCATAATCACTGATATCACTAAGctaattattaacaaaaatatgaacagagATAAGAagaacataaatattaatgaacaAAACAAATTCATAAATGATGAGCACATGGAAAGAGGATTAAGAAGGGCGTCAACAGGAACACTTAATCAAGAAGAGAAgcatttatttgaaaatattccACCAGAAGAAGCAGtgaatgaaaaggaaaagagtAATAAGCAGTCAACGTATAACAGAACTACAAATGTTTGTCATAAAAAGGAGAGTAACAATGATAATGTTAACATTTTGGAGAAGGATCATGACGAAGTGAGTGCTACGATGAATGACAGTAAGCAGAGTTGTGATATAAAGAATTTCATGCATGAATGTACCATTACGGAGGAAAATTTGacttttaaaagaaaaacattattagaaaaatttaataaaaatgaaaaggatatcatttttaagaatgaattaaatttatatcagGATTTTAAACAacataatatgcatatagaGGATTatggaaaatttattttaagtaaaatgggttataatgaaaatatttataaccaatacataaataaatattacaatgAATACAGTGATGATAACTACTTTGACAAGATCTACAAGCACTTTAATTCAAGGAATTTCCGTTTTACTGGTATAGGTGCAGAGGAGGAGATGGACGAAAATATGAAGAGGATACAGGGGGAGGAGGAGAGTAGCAGGAAGGATGACCACCGCAGTCAAAGCAGAAACGATGAAAGTGGTAGGGATAATAATCGTCCTAATCAAAGAAGTAATGATGACTCCGAACAAGACGAGAAGGAAACCAAACGAcgaagaaaaaacaaatgcaTTGAAGGGAAAACCATCTTTCATAGTAAGTACCAATTAACAGAAAGAGATCATAAAaacaagaagaaaaaaatagcaagcagtgacaaatataataaggaGACAAGTGATTCTGTGGAAAAGGAAGAATACACAGACAATAGTAACAACTTCTTTGAGGGACTAGTCGTAAAGATTAATTTAAAATCACACGCGTTTTACAAAAGAAAGGGAATAATAGTATacagaagaagaagaaaa aaaaaaagcgagATGCAGATGGAAATGGAGGAGGAAAATAAGAATGAGCAAAGGACGAGGCACAAGTACTACTACGGCTTGTTGCTTTTTCGAAATTGCAAATATGTCATtcgttataaaaatattattaaggaaaagataaaagaatttttaaaaaaaaaaaaaaaaaggcaaaaatgGGAAGAGCGGAAAGGCTGCAAAGAGTCGAAAAAGTGTAAAGAAGACGACGATAGACACTTCTGGGATATATTTCTTGACCAtttaaaaagcaaaataaatttaagcAAAGACAGTAGGAGcatagaaaaaaatgcagGAAATGAAATACAAGATCCGTTTCAAATGAGTGAAGTGAAGTCCAAGTACTTAgaaacatacataaataataattgcgTAAAGTGTAAAATGGTgagcaaaaatataaaacatccAGAGAAAAATATACCTCTATATGCAGAGACAGTCGAGCTGAAGAAAGTGAAGGCAACTCATGCGTACATTAAAGTAAGACAAAAGTATTTTCTCAAAGTTTCCTTGGATGACATTTGCCAGTATATAAGCTATCTATAA
- the TPK gene encoding thiamine pyrophosphokinase, putative has product MNTFKCIPMESRRKFSKLSQNYSSSKGNIKDVNFHYLNCHNSKNKPASFIHDLNFMKCILSNNGGKLREENSSIHEKEYLNKNSTKDGGKLITIILNNTLCGNSSNIISNSDILICADGGANRLYNLCGEVDKKKMQNEKCNVHKEREMYGKRHEIDSQKERQKLTESQIQTHKNNSMEKVDMNMLVTNRKESCTGEALKENKNKNFKSAESYTYEEDLHVNKDKLFYIFNKLCKKDQKSLKFRQNVLPDLICGDFDSINEHVYDYYKSKSVLFEKCENQENTDLDKCIEKIRQHVNNNDKILILGATGNRFDQTCANISSLYKSVSLNSLYLIGENNFLFLLKEGNHIIHINFQIFEKFCAILPIGGKCKVKTEGLKYNLNYDCLSFDALISSSNEIISNEVKIFNDSPIIWYSQLKNAELCVQCSG; this is encoded by the coding sequence atgaACACTTTCAAATGTATTCCTATGGAATCTAGAAGAAAATTTTCGAAACTAAGTCAAAATTATAGTTCATCAAAAGGAAACATAAAAGATGtgaattttcattatttgaattgtcataacagtaaaaataaaCCAGCCTCTTTTATCCATGACcttaattttatgaaatgtattttatcaaataatGGGGGAAAATTAAGAGAAGAAAATTCGTCTATACATGAAAAGGAATActtgaataaaaatagtacaaAGGATGGAGGAAAGCTAAtaactattattttaaataatacattatgTGGAAATTCATCGAATATTATTTCCAATTCGGACATTCTGATATGCGCGGATGGGGGTGCTAATCGGCTGTATAATTTGTGCGGGGAAGttgataaaaagaaaatgcaaaatgaaaaatgtaatgTACATAAAGAGAGGGAAATGTATGGAAAAAGGCACGAAATAGACAGCCAAAAAGAGAGACAAAAACTAACTGAATCACAAATACAAACGCACAAAAATAACAGTATGGAAAAGGTCGATATGAACATGTTAGTAACAAATAGAAAAGAGTCATGTACAGGTGAAGCATTAAAAGAGAATAAAAACAAGAATTTTAAAAGTGCAGAATCGTACACATATGAAGAGGATCTGCATGTAAATAAagacaaattattttatatatttaacaaacTATGTAAAAAAGATCAAAAAAGTCTAAAATTTCGTCAGAATGTTTTACCAGATTTAATATGTGGTGATTTTGATAGCATAAATGAACATGTGTATGATTATTATAAGAGCAAATCAGTTTTATTTGAGAAATGCGAAAATCAAGAAAACACAGACTTAGATAAGTgcattgaaaaaataagacaGCATGTtaacaataatgataaaatactAATTTTAGGAGCAACAGGAAATAGATTTGATCAGACGTGTGCAAATATTTCCTCATTATACAAAAGTGTTTCCTTAAATAGTCTTTATTTAATAGGGGAAAATAatttcttgtttttattaaaagaaggaaatcatattatacatataaattttcaaatttttgaaaaattttgtGCAATATTACCAATTGGAGGAAAATGTAAAGTTAAAACAGAAGGattgaaatataatttaaattatgattGCTTAAGCTTCGATGCTTTAATTAGTTCAtcaaatgaaattatttcaaatgaggtaaaaatttttaatgattCGCCAATAATATGGTATTCTCAGCTGAAAAATGCGGAATTGTGTGTGCAGTGTTCGGGTTGA